The proteins below come from a single Procambarus clarkii isolate CNS0578487 chromosome 26, FALCON_Pclarkii_2.0, whole genome shotgun sequence genomic window:
- the LOC123756797 gene encoding beta-1,3-galactosyltransferase 5: MAGFLKSSPRKFLVVALLAIWYVMVLYNGLLRLPRGGRGHTSRTGRVVRRPEAHGGWRQVLASWNPHYITQSRVEGEVVNPYPGQVRFKMSEEACREPPLVLAAVVTAVENRLRRQFVRRTWGHPSLAQDTGVKPLFVVGEVQDPKQQAMLIEESEQHHDMIQANFIDSYVNLSYKTTALLTWATRHCPNTPFILKIDDDVILNPIALREFLLAYLRYNPHPVNILGNVRHCDPVVRWGKWAMPVDIYPDHEYPSYVAGPSYLVPIAIVPTLLDAISRTRFLFLEDVYTTGLAAKRAGIGHYNIYSLTSYLAEDIDYRWSTGSAVFQENVDFNEAVRGWNILRKLEKIAAPPYNPQSTDPSSSNVLETKNKRHIDGDRISRPNG; this comes from the exons ATGGCTGGTTTTCTGAAGAGTTCTCCGAGAAAATTCTTGGTTGTTGCATTACTGGCCATTTGGTATGTGATGGTCTTGTACAATGGTCTCTTGCGGCTACCAAGAGGCGGCCGTGGCCACACCTCCCGTACTGGTCGTGTCGTCCGCCGCCCCGAGGCGCATGGAGGCTGGCGCCAGGTCTTGGCGTCCTGGAACCCGCACTACATT ACGCAGTCTCGTGTTGAGGGCGAGGTAGTAAACCCTTACCCAGGCCAAGTGAGGTTCAAGATGTCGGAGGAGGCTTGCCGGGAGCCGCCGCTGGTGCTGGCGGCGGTGGTGACGGCGGTCGAGAACCGGCTCCGGCGTCAGTTCGTCAGGCGCACCTGGGGCCACCCATCCCTGGCCCAGGACACGGGAGTCAAACCCTTGTTTGTGGTGGGAGAAGTACAGGATCCAAAGCAGCAG GCTATGTTGATAGAAGAATCGGAGCAACATCATGATATGATACAGGCAAACTTCATCGACTCCTACGTGAACCTCAGTTACAAAACCACAGCACTCCTCACTTGGGCCACTCGGCACTGTCCTAACACCCCATTCATACTTAAAATAGACGACGATGTTATCCTCAATCCAATAGCACTTCGAGAATTCCTTCTGGCATACTTACGATACAACCCACATCCTGTCAACATCTTGGGAAACGTAAGACACTGTGACCCAGTTGTGAGATGGGGCAAGTGGGCGATGCCAGTAGATATATATCCAGACCATGAATATCCATCATATGTAGCTGGCCCATCATACTTAGTACCAATAGCCATCGTCCCCACCCTTCTTGATGCCATTAGCAGAACAAG ATTCTTGTTCTTGGAGGATGTGTACACGACAGGTTTGGCAGCCAAAAGAGCTGGCATTGGCCACTACAATATTTACTCCCTTACCAGCTATTTGGCTGAAGACATAGACTACCGCTGGTCCACTGGTTCTGCAGTCTTCCAA GAGAATGTTGATTTTAATGAAGCTGTTCGAGGTTGGAATATACTTAGAAAACTAGAAAAAATCGCCGCTCCTCCATACAATCCACAAAGCACTGATCCATCTTCGTCCAATGTCCTTGAGACTAAGAATAAAAG GCACATCGATGGAGATCGCATATCGAGGCCAAATGGTTAA